A section of the Rummeliibacillus pycnus genome encodes:
- the ftsH gene encoding ATP-dependent zinc metalloprotease FtsH, which yields MNRIFRYTIFYLLIFLVIIGIFGTFNNANQPTKEIQYHEFITALENGKITEAEIQPDQLVYVVKGKIEGYKKGESFVTNIPRDDQELMNKITAAAKGNSKINFLKAPETSGWIQFFTGIIPFIVIFILFFFLLNQAQGGGNRMMSFGKSKAKLYDDQKKKVRFTDVAGADEEKQELVEVVDFLKDHTKFAEIGARIPKGILLVGPPGTGKTLLARAVAGEAGVPFFSISGSDFVEMFVGVGASRVRDLFENAKKNAPCIIFIDEIDAVGRQRGAGLGGGHDEREQTLNQLLVEMDGFGANEGIIIIAATNRPDILDPALLRPGRFDRQITVGRPDVKGREAVLKVHARKKPLDESVDLKAIAQRTPGFSGADLENLLNEAALVAARENKKKIDMGDIDEATDRVIAGVAKTSRVISEKERNIVAFHEAGHVVVGLTLDEAEKVHKVTIVPRGQAGGYAVMLPKEDRYFMTKPELLDKVAGLLGGRVAEDIVFGEVSTGAHNDFQRVTSIVRSMVTEYGMSEKLGQLQFGSSQGGNVFLGRDLNSEQNYSDRIAYEIDQEMQQIVKEQYERTRQILTERRDLLNLIATTLLEVETLDAEQIEHLEKYGKLPERAYEKKIIKLKMGTK from the coding sequence ATGAATCGAATATTTCGATACACCATATTTTATTTATTAATTTTCCTCGTGATTATAGGAATCTTTGGGACGTTTAATAATGCGAACCAACCTACGAAAGAGATACAATATCACGAGTTCATTACAGCATTAGAGAATGGCAAGATAACTGAGGCTGAAATTCAACCAGATCAGTTAGTCTATGTCGTAAAAGGTAAGATAGAGGGATATAAAAAGGGCGAATCATTCGTTACGAATATACCTCGCGATGACCAAGAGTTGATGAATAAGATTACTGCAGCAGCTAAAGGTAATTCAAAAATCAACTTCTTAAAAGCTCCAGAAACGAGTGGATGGATTCAATTCTTTACTGGAATTATTCCATTTATCGTCATCTTCATTCTGTTCTTCTTCTTGTTGAATCAGGCTCAAGGCGGCGGTAATCGTATGATGAGCTTTGGTAAAAGTAAAGCGAAACTGTACGACGATCAAAAGAAAAAAGTTCGTTTTACAGATGTAGCTGGTGCCGATGAGGAAAAACAAGAACTTGTAGAGGTTGTAGATTTCTTAAAAGACCATACAAAGTTTGCTGAAATCGGTGCTCGTATTCCAAAAGGGATCCTATTAGTAGGACCTCCAGGCACAGGTAAAACTTTATTGGCTCGAGCAGTAGCTGGTGAAGCTGGCGTTCCTTTCTTCTCAATCAGTGGTTCTGATTTTGTTGAAATGTTCGTCGGTGTTGGTGCTTCTCGTGTTCGTGATTTATTTGAAAATGCTAAGAAAAATGCACCATGTATCATTTTCATTGATGAAATTGATGCAGTTGGTCGTCAACGTGGTGCTGGTTTAGGTGGCGGTCATGATGAACGTGAACAAACATTGAACCAGTTACTTGTTGAAATGGATGGTTTTGGTGCCAATGAAGGTATTATTATCATCGCTGCAACAAACCGACCAGATATTTTAGACCCTGCATTATTGCGCCCTGGTCGTTTTGACCGCCAAATTACTGTAGGTCGTCCTGATGTAAAAGGTCGCGAAGCTGTACTTAAAGTTCATGCTCGTAAAAAACCATTAGATGAATCAGTTGACTTAAAGGCAATTGCTCAACGTACACCAGGTTTCTCTGGTGCAGATTTGGAAAACTTATTAAATGAAGCAGCATTAGTGGCAGCTCGTGAAAATAAGAAGAAGATTGATATGGGCGATATTGATGAAGCAACAGACCGAGTTATAGCTGGGGTTGCGAAAACAAGTCGTGTTATTTCTGAAAAAGAACGTAACATTGTTGCGTTCCATGAAGCTGGTCACGTAGTGGTCGGGCTAACATTGGACGAAGCAGAAAAAGTGCATAAAGTAACAATTGTCCCTCGTGGTCAAGCAGGTGGTTATGCTGTTATGCTTCCAAAAGAAGACCGTTACTTCATGACAAAACCGGAGCTTTTAGATAAAGTAGCTGGTTTACTTGGTGGGCGTGTAGCCGAAGATATCGTCTTTGGTGAAGTTTCAACAGGTGCTCATAATGACTTCCAACGTGTTACAAGTATTGTTCGTTCAATGGTAACCGAATATGGTATGAGTGAAAAACTTGGACAATTGCAATTTGGCTCTAGCCAAGGAGGTAATGTATTCTTAGGTCGTGATTTGAACTCTGAACAAAATTATTCAGATCGAATTGCTTATGAAATTGACCAAGAAATGCAACAAATTGTAAAAGAACAATACGAACGTACAAGACAAATTTTGACAGAACGCCGCGATCTTTTGAATCTAATTGCTACAACTCTTCTCGAAGTTGAAACATTAGATGCAGAACAAATCGAACACTTAGAGAAATACGGTAAACTTCCAGAACGAGCTTATGAGAAAAAAATCATAAAACTGAAAATGGGAACAAAGTAA
- the hpt gene encoding hypoxanthine phosphoribosyltransferase gives MLQKDIEQVLISEEELQNKIKELGESLTLEYQDKFPLLIGVLKGAMPFMADLMKRIDSYVEIDFMDVTSYGNATVSSGEVKIVKDLNTSVEGRDIVIIEDIIDSGLTLSYLVDLFKYRKAKSIKIVTLLDKPSGRKVDLQADYVGFEVPDAFVVGYGLDYAEKYRNLPYIGVLKPAVYSF, from the coding sequence ATGCTTCAGAAAGACATCGAACAAGTATTAATTTCAGAGGAAGAGTTACAAAATAAGATTAAAGAGCTTGGGGAATCTCTAACATTAGAATACCAAGATAAATTTCCATTATTAATTGGTGTACTTAAAGGTGCTATGCCTTTTATGGCTGATTTGATGAAACGAATCGATTCATATGTTGAAATCGACTTTATGGATGTAACAAGTTATGGTAATGCAACTGTTTCATCAGGAGAAGTAAAAATAGTTAAAGACTTAAACACAAGTGTAGAAGGTCGCGATATCGTTATCATTGAAGATATTATTGATAGTGGTTTAACTTTAAGCTATCTTGTTGATCTATTTAAATACCGTAAAGCAAAATCTATTAAAATTGTTACTTTATTAGACAAACCATCTGGTCGTAAAGTAGACCTACAAGCTGATTATGTAGGTTTTGAAGTTCCGGATGCATTTGTAGTAGGGTATGGTTTAGACTACGCAGAGAAATATCGTAACTTACCATATATTGGTGTTCTAAAGCCAGCCGTTTACTCATTCTAA
- the tilS gene encoding tRNA lysidine(34) synthetase TilS, translating into MTKLEQKVFKYIQQYDLCHAGDRLLIACSAGADSMALLHYLHREQQHLGVKVAAVHVNHMLRAEDATGDRHYVETFCKERNIPVYATDISIPSILEAERGNMQAVCRRERYAYFEQAMIESNSTKLVVAHHADDQVESVLMNLIRGSHDIGIQGIRRRRPFANGELIRPFLSITRTDILEYLQTYNQGYREDCSNQKDSYTRNRLRHHVVPLLRDENPKVAEAVQHYTEKVQADEELLQSLAEHALEDVLVEKQKDLWKININAFQNKPLALQRRIILLLLKYLYKDTTIVQSYTLWNAILKLTQTTAGNATIDLPKKAKAIRQYDELILINTVEDSSKLLSKTIQFGQWMNLTNNLRIYIGRVDGDIPQDTTSQAKSYFVNSTSFAQPLHIRGRMDGDRIQLLGANVQKRISRLFIDDKVPLALREDWPIIVTNDNEVIAVPGLRVSSYFSNSKRLTDDTIFIVDQQTL; encoded by the coding sequence ATGACAAAACTCGAACAAAAAGTGTTTAAATATATACAACAATATGATCTATGTCATGCTGGAGATCGTCTTCTTATAGCTTGTTCTGCTGGAGCTGATTCAATGGCTTTACTACATTATTTACATCGAGAACAACAACACCTAGGTGTTAAAGTTGCTGCGGTACATGTAAACCATATGTTACGTGCGGAGGATGCTACTGGGGATCGACATTATGTGGAAACATTCTGTAAAGAACGGAATATTCCAGTGTATGCCACTGATATTTCGATCCCATCCATATTAGAAGCTGAACGTGGTAATATGCAAGCTGTTTGCCGAAGAGAGCGATATGCTTACTTTGAACAAGCGATGATAGAATCTAACAGTACCAAATTAGTGGTTGCACATCACGCTGACGATCAAGTTGAAAGTGTCCTTATGAATTTAATCCGTGGATCGCATGATATTGGAATACAAGGTATTAGGCGTCGTCGTCCATTTGCGAATGGAGAATTGATTCGTCCGTTTCTTTCTATAACAAGAACAGATATACTAGAATATTTGCAAACATACAACCAGGGGTATAGAGAGGATTGCTCAAATCAAAAAGATTCATACACACGTAACCGTCTCAGACATCATGTTGTCCCTCTTTTGAGAGATGAAAATCCAAAAGTAGCGGAAGCGGTGCAACATTATACAGAAAAAGTACAAGCTGATGAAGAATTATTACAATCATTAGCTGAACATGCTTTAGAAGATGTTTTAGTTGAAAAACAAAAAGATTTGTGGAAAATTAATATAAATGCATTCCAAAATAAACCACTTGCTTTACAAAGAAGAATCATTCTACTACTATTAAAATATCTTTATAAAGATACAACCATTGTACAAAGTTACACCCTTTGGAATGCCATTTTAAAACTGACACAAACAACAGCTGGTAATGCAACAATTGATTTGCCAAAAAAAGCCAAAGCGATTCGTCAATACGATGAATTAATCCTTATAAATACAGTAGAAGATTCATCTAAGTTACTATCTAAAACAATACAATTTGGTCAATGGATGAATTTAACAAATAATTTACGTATTTATATAGGAAGAGTAGATGGAGATATTCCACAAGACACCACTTCTCAAGCTAAAAGCTATTTTGTAAACTCAACAAGTTTTGCTCAACCACTACATATTCGTGGCAGAATGGATGGAGATCGCATACAATTGCTTGGAGCAAATGTTCAAAAGCGAATTTCTCGTCTTTTTATCGACGATAAAGTTCCATTGGCGCTTAGAGAAGATTGGCCAATTATCGTAACAAATGATAATGAGGTCATTGCCGTCCCAGGGCTCCGTGTAAGTAGCTATTTTTCTAATAGCAAACGATTGACAGATGATACAATATTTATTGTCGATCAACAAACTTTGTAG
- a CDS encoding SpoIIE family protein phosphatase encodes MRKAFIQPNKLSIPKVNVSLKQQYPVIFAISICFTAFFLSKAVLFEAIVPFFLPIMAIVLVNHRDYLIWALIGGIVGSITLGIGELAIHIIELLLFSLFMKTFIRKWPIAILVGTSVLLTQIGWQMVSYHGEPPTMILLYVGYESILSIFMTLFLMQFFLPMPALWTASWSLERIGAALIVLATMLTATNNVVWNVLSPTYIALQFIILGSAYVGGVTLSTAIAVLMGTIISLSHLSFSGMIAVYALTGLCAGICKKLGRFGIVLGSSIATAFFALYDATLPIDQTYYVALGVATLLFLTMPKSWLAYWQRQLYPNHEDVLLERQRWLTEKVTMKLTNFNDFVVFMKELVNDRFGMTEQPSTNDIEARPLSPCESCYQFERCWGAGKKEMAPIMQQWLMAQTVGHNASKLQYDDKVRNKCVRSSLFLNALVEYVSKQQLSGQFQHGKKMIALQLRDMSTHIDHVMKDMKNDTVSFQQQEDQLTNRFNEIGIDFFQIDILSNESGNRKIVCCIPYKKTQWETDQMVAERLILPVLQDVFKEPFEIHQTIKKTKPYAHLQITFQSAIRFTMQYDVLSISKNNTMYSGDSHAVFSLNPGLTAIMLSDGMGHNKRAHKESRKLIRLMRECLHHQMSPETAMHTLHYVMSLKQEEEMYATMDFALIDLQHGKLWSWKAGSMATYLVRGREVTRLESASEPVGLFSSFSVEAEQRNLKAGDIIFMCTDGLFFEDMPWNQQEKLLRNSLLQHRNLPIQEICPQILNTFRSDDQPIDDCTIVCVEIQHKTVDWSLFKPTLQEISRERMVK; translated from the coding sequence ATGAGAAAAGCATTCATACAACCCAATAAGCTATCAATCCCAAAAGTAAATGTGAGTTTGAAACAGCAGTATCCTGTAATCTTTGCTATATCAATATGTTTCACTGCTTTTTTCTTATCAAAAGCCGTACTTTTTGAAGCAATTGTTCCATTCTTTTTACCAATTATGGCCATCGTGTTGGTTAATCACCGGGATTATTTAATATGGGCCCTTATTGGTGGAATTGTTGGAAGTATTACATTAGGAATTGGTGAATTGGCTATTCATATAATTGAATTGCTTCTCTTTAGTCTATTTATGAAAACATTTATTCGCAAATGGCCAATCGCAATTTTAGTAGGTACTTCAGTGCTTTTAACACAAATTGGTTGGCAGATGGTTTCTTATCACGGAGAACCTCCAACGATGATTCTATTATATGTTGGTTATGAAAGTATACTATCCATTTTTATGACTTTATTTTTAATGCAGTTCTTTTTGCCAATGCCAGCTTTATGGACTGCTTCATGGTCCTTAGAAAGAATAGGAGCAGCTTTAATCGTTTTGGCAACAATGTTAACTGCAACAAATAACGTTGTTTGGAATGTGTTGTCACCTACCTATATCGCATTACAGTTTATCATTTTAGGGTCTGCGTACGTAGGGGGGGTAACTTTATCTACTGCTATTGCGGTTTTGATGGGAACCATTATTAGTCTTTCTCATCTTTCCTTTAGTGGGATGATTGCTGTGTATGCTTTAACAGGTTTATGCGCTGGGATTTGCAAAAAGTTAGGACGTTTTGGAATTGTACTAGGTAGTAGTATTGCGACTGCATTTTTTGCTCTCTATGATGCTACACTGCCAATTGATCAAACATATTATGTAGCGCTAGGTGTTGCTACGCTTCTCTTCCTTACTATGCCTAAAAGTTGGTTGGCTTATTGGCAAAGACAATTGTATCCAAATCATGAGGATGTATTATTAGAAAGGCAACGTTGGCTTACAGAAAAGGTAACGATGAAATTAACTAATTTTAATGATTTTGTTGTTTTTATGAAGGAACTTGTCAATGATCGATTTGGTATGACGGAACAACCTTCAACAAACGATATAGAAGCAAGACCGTTGTCACCGTGCGAAAGTTGTTATCAATTTGAAAGATGTTGGGGAGCTGGAAAAAAAGAAATGGCACCGATAATGCAACAATGGTTAATGGCCCAAACAGTTGGTCATAATGCATCTAAGTTACAATATGACGATAAAGTTCGTAATAAATGTGTACGATCTTCTTTGTTTTTAAATGCTTTAGTTGAATATGTATCTAAACAACAACTAAGTGGTCAGTTCCAACATGGTAAGAAAATGATTGCATTACAATTAAGAGATATGTCTACACATATAGATCATGTTATGAAGGATATGAAAAATGATACAGTGTCATTTCAGCAACAGGAAGACCAATTAACAAATCGTTTCAATGAAATTGGTATTGATTTTTTTCAAATAGATATTTTATCCAATGAATCCGGCAACAGAAAAATTGTTTGTTGTATTCCATATAAGAAAACACAGTGGGAAACAGATCAAATGGTTGCAGAAAGATTAATTTTACCTGTTTTACAGGATGTCTTTAAAGAACCATTTGAAATTCACCAAACAATTAAGAAAACGAAGCCTTATGCCCATCTACAAATCACTTTCCAATCTGCTATAAGATTTACAATGCAATATGATGTATTATCCATTTCGAAAAATAATACGATGTATTCAGGAGATTCACATGCTGTATTTTCTCTAAATCCAGGATTAACTGCTATTATGTTATCAGATGGAATGGGACATAATAAACGAGCACATAAAGAAAGTAGGAAACTTATTCGTCTTATGCGTGAATGCTTGCATCATCAAATGTCTCCTGAAACAGCAATGCATACATTACATTATGTTATGTCACTAAAACAAGAGGAAGAAATGTATGCAACAATGGACTTTGCTTTAATAGATTTGCAACACGGTAAACTATGGTCTTGGAAGGCGGGAAGTATGGCAACATATTTAGTGAGAGGAAGAGAAGTTACACGGCTAGAAAGTGCTAGTGAACCAGTTGGTTTATTCTCGTCATTTTCGGTAGAGGCTGAGCAAAGAAATCTAAAGGCAGGAGATATTATTTTCATGTGTACAGATGGCCTATTCTTCGAAGATATGCCATGGAATCAACAGGAAAAGTTACTGCGCAATAGTTTATTACAGCATAGAAATCTCCCAATACAAGAGATTTGTCCACAAATCTTGAATACTTTTCGTAGTGATGACCAACCAATTGACGATTGTACGATCGTTTGTGTTGAAATCCAACATAAAACAGTAGATTGGTCATTATTTAAGCCTACTTTACAAGAAATTTCCCGGGAAAGGATGGTAAAATAG
- a CDS encoding S1 domain-containing RNA-binding protein, whose product MSIEVGSKVQGKVTGITNFGAFVELPNGSTGLVHISEVADNYVKDINEHLKVGDMVEVKVMNVEADGKIGLSIRKAKPQAERPERPQRSRHNNNRSNDRGEHRQTKENFEQKMARFLKDSEDRLATLKRAQDSKRGGRGARRG is encoded by the coding sequence ATGTCAATTGAAGTAGGCAGCAAGGTACAAGGTAAAGTAACAGGTATCACAAATTTTGGAGCATTCGTGGAGCTGCCAAATGGCTCAACAGGTCTTGTTCATATTAGCGAGGTTGCTGACAACTATGTAAAAGATATTAACGAGCATTTGAAAGTTGGAGACATGGTTGAAGTAAAAGTAATGAATGTTGAAGCTGACGGTAAAATTGGATTATCTATCCGTAAAGCAAAACCTCAAGCAGAACGACCAGAACGTCCTCAACGTTCACGCCACAACAACAATCGTTCAAATGATCGTGGCGAACATCGTCAAACAAAAGAAAACTTCGAACAAAAAATGGCACGATTCTTAAAAGATAGTGAAGATCGCCTTGCAACATTAAAGCGTGCGCAAGATTCTAAACGTGGTGGCCGTGGCGCAAGAAGAGGATAA
- a CDS encoding FtsB family cell division protein, with protein MPLKTKQPYKKTTQMPTDYTKIETHKKMVNRNRKIGLYRRLTCMTLVFMLIAGSLVFMLIKQKQTLVEKEQQRVELKHDLAKQKEKKEDLKIQIAKLNDDDYIAKLARKDLFLSEDGEIIFSIPKTSEKDKKKTDSKE; from the coding sequence ATGCCACTAAAAACTAAACAACCGTATAAAAAAACTACTCAAATGCCAACAGATTATACAAAAATAGAGACACATAAAAAAATGGTAAACCGTAATCGTAAAATTGGTTTATATCGACGTCTAACATGTATGACACTAGTATTTATGCTTATTGCAGGTTCCCTTGTTTTCATGTTAATTAAACAAAAGCAAACATTAGTTGAAAAGGAACAGCAAAGAGTTGAACTTAAACATGATTTAGCAAAGCAAAAAGAGAAAAAAGAAGATTTGAAAATTCAAATTGCTAAATTAAATGATGATGACTACATTGCTAAGCTTGCACGTAAGGATTTATTCTTATCTGAGGATGGTGAGATTATTTTCTCAATTCCGAAAACTTCTGAAAAAGATAAGAAAAAAACAGATTCAAAAGAGTAG
- the yabQ gene encoding spore cortex biosynthesis protein YabQ, translated as MTVSEQFLSITTLIISGVIGAASIDLVRTLSYYAPPKSLRRKGYIIFELSTWILLGIGTFLLLMIVRDGEWHFVDFLSQLLGFCIYQLFLQRFFRFLGRLVDSLVIRPIWFICHLIASLIRHIFRLCLAIYRIITYPFVFVAKKVKKLSLKK; from the coding sequence ATGACAGTTTCTGAACAATTCCTTAGTATAACAACACTTATTATCAGTGGTGTTATAGGAGCAGCTAGTATTGATTTGGTACGAACATTAAGTTATTATGCGCCACCGAAATCTTTACGGCGAAAAGGCTACATCATATTTGAGTTATCTACATGGATTCTATTAGGAATTGGCACATTTTTATTGTTAATGATTGTAAGAGACGGAGAGTGGCATTTTGTGGACTTTCTCTCTCAATTATTAGGGTTTTGTATTTATCAATTATTTTTGCAAAGGTTTTTCCGGTTTTTAGGACGACTTGTAGACTCATTGGTAATACGACCAATATGGTTTATATGCCATTTGATAGCTAGTCTGATCCGGCACATATTCCGATTGTGTCTTGCAATTTATAGAATCATTACGTATCCTTTTGTTTTTGTTGCTAAAAAAGTCAAAAAGTTATCTCTTAAAAAATAG
- the yabP gene encoding sporulation protein YabP yields MTFQQDNATYTIPTGDHLLTVRNRKRMDVTSVKSIERFDQEEFFVLTSQGHLQIRGEDLRIVHLDVDKGLLTLEGTVKNLQYDEEESGLSRGILHKLFG; encoded by the coding sequence ATGACATTTCAACAGGATAATGCCACTTATACAATTCCAACAGGAGATCATTTACTAACGGTACGTAATCGTAAAAGAATGGATGTTACATCTGTAAAATCAATTGAACGCTTTGATCAAGAGGAGTTTTTTGTACTCACCTCTCAAGGGCATTTGCAAATTCGAGGAGAAGATTTAAGGATCGTACATTTAGATGTAGATAAAGGTTTACTCACATTAGAAGGTACTGTGAAAAACCTTCAGTATGATGAAGAGGAAAGTGGACTATCGCGTGGAATTTTGCATAAATTATTTGGATGA
- a CDS encoding RNA-binding S4 domain-containing protein — MRLDKFLKISRLIKRRTLAKEVADQGRITINGKVVKASSAVKVGDELAIRFGQKIVTVRVEELKEIVRKEDAAKLFTILKEEKLDRVEPQFIDDEE; from the coding sequence ATGAGATTAGATAAATTCCTGAAGATTTCCCGATTGATTAAACGCCGTACTTTAGCAAAAGAGGTGGCAGACCAAGGTCGTATTACCATTAATGGGAAAGTGGTAAAAGCAAGTAGTGCGGTTAAAGTTGGAGATGAGTTAGCGATTCGCTTTGGTCAGAAAATAGTAACTGTACGTGTTGAAGAGTTAAAAGAAATTGTTCGAAAAGAGGATGCAGCAAAATTATTTACAATTTTAAAAGAAGAAAAATTAGATAGAGTTGAGCCACAATTTATTGATGACGAAGAATAA